One Papaver somniferum cultivar HN1 chromosome 10, ASM357369v1, whole genome shotgun sequence genomic window carries:
- the LOC113319140 gene encoding transcription repressor OFP8-like gives MESESKLKLKISKMFRSSFGSCKPKNVVDLMENPVFISQNRHDFQKIDQQSLILSPKTRPFPSICKPSKSLSESAEAEKRQSFVLQRKIKGITGDHTTEGVVAGGRKCPPVSPCSPSSNSNLFYNFYHDFYDNRERKKKPKKKQPVKKNIKKKPSLIRLSSSSSNGGWFSSEEEDDDDYYKDVKDEDEENEDETERFFSSRSFSSSSSESQRRKKTHLRRKRAELRRRSRSGRDIIPESTTKKDVGLGIGESFAVVKRSSDPHTDFRTSMVEMIIEKQIFSAKDLEKLLQCFLSLNSSHHHRVIVQVFTEIWDALFSNYL, from the coding sequence ATGGAGTCTGAGTCAAAGTTGAAGTTGAAAATTTCTAAAATGTTCCGATCTTCATTTGGTTCATGTAAACCTAAGAATGTGGTAGATTTAATGGAAAACCCAGTTTTCATTTCTCAAAATCGTCatgattttcaaaagattgatcAACAGTCTTTAATATTATCACCAAAAACTCGACCTTTTCCATCTATTTGTAAACCCAGTAAGTCATTATCAGAATCAGCAGAGGCTGAGAAGAGACAGAGTTTTGTATTACAGAGGAAGATCAAAGGTATTACTGGTGATCATACTACAGAAGGAGTTGTAGCAGGAGGAAGAAAATGTCCACCtgtatcaccatgttcaccatCATCAAATTCAAATCtgttttataatttttatcaTGATTTCTATGAtaacagagaaagaaagaagaagccaaagaagaaacaaCCTGTTAAGAAGAATATTAAGAAGAAGCCGAGTTTGATTCGATTGAGTTCTTCTTCTAGTAATGGCGGTTGGTTTAGcagcgaagaagaagatgatgatgactaTTATAAAGATgtaaaagatgaagatgaagaaaatgaagatgaaacaGAAAGATTTTTCTCATCGAGAAgtttctcatcttcatcatcggaatcacAACGCCGTAAAAAGACTCATTTACGTCGAAAAAGAGCTGAATTACGACGAAGAAGCAGATCAGGCCGAGACATAATACCTGAAAGCACGACTAAAAAGGATGTTGGTCTGGGTATTGGTGAAAGTTTCGCAGTTGTTAAACGGTCAAGTGATCCACACACCGATTTCAGGACATCAATGGTGGAAATGATAATAGAGAAACAAATCTTCTCAGCTAAAGATTTAGAGAAACTTTTACAATGTTTTCTTTCATTAAACTCTTCTCATCATCACAGAGTTATTGTTCAAGTCTTTACTGAGATTTGGGATGCTCTCTTTTCTAACTATCTTTAA